ACGTCATCCCGCGCGGGTCGGGCGACGACGGCACGTTCAATCCCGACCATGTGCTGGAGCCCAAGGACCAGCGCAAGGTCGGCGATTTCATCACCTACGGCATCGCCGCCGCCGACGAGGCGCTGAAGGACTCCGGCTGGGAGCCGAAGACCGAGGACGAGCGCTGCGCCACCGGCGTGATGATCGGCTCGGGCATCGGCGGCATAGAGGGCATCGCGGAGAACGCGCTGATCCTGCACGAGCGCGGCCCGCGCCGCATCAGCCCGTTCTTCATTCCCGGCAACATCATCAACCTCGTTTCCGGCCAGGTATCGATCCGCCACGGGCTGAAGGGTCCGAACCATGCGGTCGTGACCGCCTGTTCGACGGGTGCCCATGCGATCGGCGACGCTACGCGGCTGATCGCGCTCGGCGATGCCGACGTCATGGTGGCCGGCGGGACCGAATCGCCGATCAACCGCCTGTCGCTCGCCGGCTTCGCGGCCTGCCGTGCGCTGTCGACCGGCTACAACGACACGCCGGAAAAGGCCTCGCGCCCCTATGACCGCGACCGCGACGGTTTCGTCATGGGCGAGGGCGCCGGCGTCGTCGTGCTCGAGGAGCTCGAGCACGCGAAGGCGCGCGGCGCCAGGATCTACGCCGAGGTCACGGGCTACGGCATGTCGGGCGACGCCTTCCACATCACCGCGCCTTCCGAGGACGGAGACGGCGCCTACCGGTGCATGAAGGCCGCGCTGAAGCGCGCCGGCATCTCCGCCTCCGACATCGACTACATCAACGCCCACGGCACGTCGACCATGGCCGACACGATCGAGCTCGGTGCCGTCGAGCGGCTGGTCGGCAACGCCGCCTCGCGCATTTCCATGTCGTCGACCAAGTCGTCGATCGGGCACCTGCTCGGTGCGGCCGGTGCCGCCGAAGCCATCTTCTGCCTGCTCGCCATCCGCGACAACGTCGCGCCCGCCACCATCAATCTCGACAATCCATCGACCGAGACGGCGCTCGATCTCGTGCCGAACACGCCACGCGAGCGCCGGATCGATGTCGCGCTGTCGAATTCCTTCGGCTTCGGCGGAACGAACGCTTCGCTCGTCTTTCAACGGTATAATGGTTGACAGGCGGGCGCGGGCGTCAATTTCGCCATATTCCTCGATAGGCTTCGCGCGCAACATCGTGACATGACCATGGTGTATGTGCGAGCGGGTGCGCCTCGAAGCGAAACCGGCCGCGAGCGATCGGTGACTCCGGCCGCCTTCCGATCGTTCGGGAGCCGGTACCGGAATGAGGGAGCGAGTTTGAACCGATGAGCGATACCGCCAACCAGCCGGAATTCGGACGTCGACGCGAAGCGGCCAAGCCGATCGTGCCCAAGACGGCCAACGAGGCGCTTCGCCCGGAGATGGGCACGCCGCCGCCGCGCCGGTCGCGCGCATCGCGCAGCCAGGTCGTCATCTTCCTGAACTTCCTGATGTCGACGATCTTCCTCGTCACCATCGGTGCCGGTCTTCTCGTCTATTACGGCAAGTTGGAGTTCGAGGGTCCCGGGCCCTCCGCCACCGGAGCCGTGGTGCTGGTGCGGCCCAGCACCGGCGTGCGCGAGATCGGCGCGCAGCTCGAACGGTCGGGCCTGATCAGCGACGCACGCATCTTCGCGCTCGGCGTACGTGCCTATGGTGCCGACGGGGAACTGAAGGCGGGCGAATACGAGATCAAGCCCCGCGCCTCCATGCAGGACATCATGGAGATCCTCAAGAGCGGCCGGTCCGTTCTCTACTCTCTGACCATCCCGGAAGGCCTGACCGTGGAACAGGCGTTCCAGCGCATCGCCGAGCACGAGGCCCTGGTCGGCGACATGCCGTCGGATCTCCCTCCGGAGGGAAGCCTGATCGCCGACACGCAGCGCTTCACGCGCGGAACGGAACGCAAGGATCTGATTGCCCGCATGTCCGCCGCGCAGAAGAGCCTCGTCGAGAGCATCTGGGCGCGCCGCGTCGACGGCCTTCCGCTGAAGGACATCAACGATTTCGTGACCCTCGCGTCGATCGTGGAAAAGGAGACCGGGCAGGCGGAGGAGCGGTCCCGGGTGGCGGCCGTGTTCATCAACCGGCTGAACAAGGGCATGCGGCTCCAGTCGGATCCCACGATCATCTACGGCATCTTCGGCGGCAAGGGCAAACCGGCCGACCGGCCGATCTACCGCTCCGACATCGACAAGCCGACGCCCTACAACACCTACACCATCAACGGCCTGCCTCCCGGTCCGATCGCCTCGCCCGGCCGTGCCTCTCTCGAAGCCGTCGCCAATCCGTCGAAGACCAATGACCTCTACTTCGTCGCCGACGGCACCGGCGGTCACGTCTTCGCCGCGACGCTCCAGGAGCACAACGAGAACGTTGCGCGCTGGCGTGCGATCGAGCGCAAGCGGCGCGAGAGCGCTGCGGCGGATCCGGCTGCGCCTGCGGACGAAACCGGCGAAGCGGAACCGGCGGCGGCAGACTGAGCCGGCGGGCTGACGGGGGACAGCATGACAGTTCAGAGCATGACCGGCTTCGCCCGCGCGTCGGCGGAGCAGGACGGCGCGTCGATCACCTGGGAATTGCGGTCGGTCAACGGCAAGGGGCTCGAAGCGCGCCTGCGCCTGCCGCCGGGGCTCGAGCGCGTCGAACAGGCTGCGAAGCAGGCCATTCAGAAGCGTTTCGCCCGCGGCAACATCCAGGCGTCGCTCGCCGTCGCGCGCAGCGGACCGGCAGCGCGGCCCGTCGTCAACGAGGCGCTCCTCGAGGAGGCCGCCGCGCTGGCGCAGCGGCTCCAGGCGCGCTTCGGCTGTGCGCCGGCATCCGCCGACGGGCTGCTCGCGCTGCGCGGCGTTCTCGAGATTCCCGAACTGGCCGACGACGAGGACGCGCGGTCGGCTCTCGATGCCGCCATCCTGGCCGTGCTCGACGAAGCCGTTTCCGGTCTCGAACGGGCGCGCCGCGCAGAAGGCGAGGCCCTCTCGGCGATCCTCCTCGGGCAGGTCGCCGCGATCGAGGCGCTCGTGCTGAGGGCCGAGGCCGATCCCTCGCGCGATCCGGCCGTCATCCGCGAGCGCATCGGCGCGCAGGTGCGCCTGCTGATGGGCGCGGCCGGGTCGGCGCTCGACGAGACCCGGCTGCACATGGAAGCGGCGATCCTGGCCACCAAGGCCGACATCCGCGAGGAGATCGACCGCCTGAAGGCCCATGTCGAATCCGCCCGCCGGATGATCGAAGCGGGCGGCGCCACGGGCCGCCGGCTCGATTTCCTGGCACAGGAATTCAACCGCGAATCGAATACGCTGTGTTCGAAGTCGAACGCCACCGCCGTCACGGCAATCGGCCTGGAACTGAAGGTCGTCGTCGACCAGTTCCGCGAGCAACTGCAGAATCTGGAGTAGAGGCATGGTCGACCGCTCACCGTCCGAGGGCATTCGCCGCCGCGGCCTCATGCTCGTGCTCTCCTCCCCGTCGGGGGCCGGCAAGTCGACCATTGCGCGCAACCTGCTCGAGAACGACAAGGGTTTCGAACTCTCGGTCAGCGTCACGACCCGGCCGCGCCGGTCGAGCGAAATCGACGGCGTCCACTACCACTTCCGTTCGCGCCGCGAGTTCGACTACCTGCGCGATAACGACGAACTGCTGGAATGGGCCGAAGTGCACGGCAACTTCTACGCCACGCCCCGCGAGCCGGCCGAGCGGGCGATGAACGAGGGCCGGGACATGCTCTTCGACATCGACTGGCAGGGTGCCGAGCAGTTGCGCGAGAAGATGCAGGGCGACATCGTCTCGGTGTTCATCCTGCCGCCCTCCATGTCCGAACTGAAGGCGCGGCTGCAGCGGCGCGCCGAGGACGACGCCGAGACGATCGCGCGCCGGCTGGCGAATGCCCGCCGGGAGATCGAGCACTGGCGCGACTATGACTACGTGGTGATCAATCGCGACCTCGATCGCGCCTACCAGCAGGTGCTCTCGATCGTGGCGGCGGAACGCCTGCGCCGCGACCGCAGCCCCGGCCTGTTCGACTACGTCACCCGCCTGCTCGACGAAAAGGTGGAGTGACGGTGGCAGCCGTCACGACCGCGGCAGTTCTCAGGTGCGCGCAGCGAGCGCGTTGGCCAGGCGCACGAACTCCTCGACGCTGAGGGTCTCGGCCCTGCGCGTGCCGTCGATGCCGGCCTCGGCGAGCAGGGTTTCGCCACCCACCCGCTTCAGACTCTGGCGCAGCATCTTGCGCCGCTGGCCGAAGGCCGCCTCGGTCACGCGCTCCAGGAGCTTCAGCTCGGCCGCCGGCGGGACGGCGCGCGGCGTCAGGTGCACCACCGACGAGGTGACCTTCGGCGGCGGCGTGAAGGCCTGCCGCGGCACGTCGAAGGCGATCTGCGCCTGCGTCCGCCAGCCGGCCAGGACCCCGAGCCGTCCATAGGCATCGGCACCGGGAGCGGCCACGATCCGCTCGGCGACTTCCTTCTGGAACATCAGCGTCATCGACGACCAGAACGGCGGCCAGTCGCGGCTCGTCAGCCAGCGCACGAGCAGTTCGGTGCCGATGTTGTAGGGCAGGTTCGCCACGATGCGCACCGGCTCGCCCGGCGCGAGCGCGGCGAAGTCGGTCTTCATCGCGTCGCCGGAGACCACGTCGAGGCGGCCGGGATAGTGCTCGGCGATCTGCGCCAGCGCCGCCAGGCAGCGCTCGTCCCGCTCGATCGCGATCACGCGCCGCGCGCCGGAGAACAGCAGCGCCCGGGTGAGACCTCCGGGCCCGGGCCCTACCTCGATGACCGTACTCTGCGTCAGATCGCCGGCCGCGCGCGCGATCTTGCCGGTCAGGTTCAGGTCGAGCAGGAAGTTCTGCCCGAGAGACTTCCTCGCGTCGATCCCATGCGCGGCGATGACCTCCCGCAGCGGCGGCAGTCCGTCGGTCGTCATGCTGCGGCAGGCCCGCTGCCGCCGGCGAGGGCCGCGGCCATGCGCAGCGCCGCCACGAGGCTGTCGGGACGCGCGATGCCCTTACCGGCGATGTCGAAGGCGGTGCCATGGTCCGGCGAGGTTCGCACGAAGGGCAGGCCCAGCGTCACGTTGACGGCTTCGTCGAAGGCCAGCGCCTTGGCCGGGATCAGTGCCTGGTCGTGATACATGCAGATCGCGACGTCGTAGCCCTGCCGGGCGCGCGCATGGAAGAGCGTGTCGGCGGGAAGGGGCCCGCGGGCGTCGATGCCCTCGCGAAGCAGCGCCTCCACGGCCGGTCGGACGATGGCCTGGTCCTCCGTGCCCATGGCGCCGTTCTCCCCGGCATGCGGATTGAGCCCCGCGATCGCCAGCCGCGGACGGGCGATGCCGAAGCGCTGCCGCAGATCCTGCGCCGCGATGCGCGCCGTCTCGACGACCATCTCGGCGGTGAGCATCTCCGGGACGTCACGCAGGGCGACGTGGATCGTCACCGGGATGGTGCGCAGGTCGGGGCCGGCGATCATCATCACCGGGCGTATCTCCGTCCCCGTCGCCCGCGCGGCCAGGTGGGCGAGGTACTCGGTATGGCCGGGAAAGCGGAACCCTGCTTCGTAGAGCGGCTTCTTGGCGATCGGGTTGGTCACCACAGCGGCGGCCTTTCCCGCCAGCGTGTCGGCGACGGCGCGGTCGATGGCCTCGACGATGCCGGCCGCATTGTCTGCGAGCGGCTCGCCGGGACGATCGGTCAGCCGACCGTCGAGTCTGACGACGGGCAGCGCCCGCGCGAAGACCTCGACGGCGTCGCCGGGCGAGACGGTTTCCAGGGGGACGTGCAGACCCAGCGCCCGGCCGCGCGCGGCCACGAGCGCCGGATCGGCCAGCAGATAGAAGGGGGGCAGGCCGAGCGCCTTGCGCTGCGACCATGCGACGAGCGTCAGCTCAGGGCCGATCCCTGACGGATCGCCGCAGGTGACCGCCAGCGGCACGGCGGGCGACCGCACCTCAGCGATTGATGATTCGCGCATTCTTGCGCAGTTCGTCGAGGTACTTCTTCGCCAGTTCGTCCACCTTGCCGCCGTCGGCGGCTTCGTTCTGGAAGATCATCCGCGCGACCCGGTCGTCGGAGACCTCGCGCGTGCTGCAGATGCCGATGAACTCGACGCCGCGGTCGGTCTCGCGCACAGGCGTGGCCTGCCCCGGCTGTGCCGCCTTGATGGGCTTTTCCCATTCCGGCGGCAGTTCGGGAGCGACGATCCGGCCGAGGTCGCGCACGGTCACGTCGATCAGGCCCTTGGCGAATTCGCGCGTCGTGCCGCAGCCGTTGAAGCGGGCTCGCATCGCCTCGGCCTCGCGCTTGCGCTTGGCCATCAGCGACTTCCGGTCGCTGGCGGGGACCACGAAGATCACCTGCTGCAGCATGTACTCGGTGGCCGTCGGCTTCTGGCCGCCTTTCTCCAGCATGCGCTGGACGGCATCCTGCTCGCTCATGCGTCCTTCGGCACGCGCCCGCGCACCGAGCGCCTGATTCCACCCGATCTGGGCGCGGATGTAGTCCTTGAAGTGCTGCTTGGTCACGCCGGACTGGGCGAGGATCTGGTCGAGCTGGGCAACCTGCAGCTTGTTGCCCGAAGCGAAGCGGGCATAGGCGTCGTCCACCTGCTTGTCCGTGACATTGATCCGCAGGCGCGCGATCTCCGACATCTGCAGCGCCTGCTCGATCATGGCGTCGGAAGCGCTGCCGGTCCGGCGCTGCAGCTTCATGAAGGCGCTGCGCCGGGAGATGTCGTAGCTGGTGACGGGGACGTTGTTCACCACATACTTGATTTCGCTGGCATGCGCCGCGGTCGTCAGGGCCGCCGGAAGCAGAGGCAGGACGATCCCGACCGACAGGAAGGCAGGAATGGCGAGGCGTCGCAGGATCGACATCATGGACATGGTGTTCCTCGTGGTGGTCTTCGGGCGATCGAGCAACGCCTCATGTCGCATCGATACGGCGAAACCATGACTTCCCGCCGGATCCGCCTTCACTTGCCGTCCAGACCGGGCAGATCCGTCGATGCCGTGCCGAAATCACCGATGGTGCGGAAACCGATCCGGAACCCGATATCGAAATCCACTTTGCCGTCGTCGATCGTCTCGGTGCGCGTGAGCGCCATGGCATAGGTGAAGCACTCGTCCGCATAAGCGAAGTTGATGCCACTCTTCACCAGCGTCTCGGATTCGAAGTCATAGGAGCCGCGGCCGGAGACCGACCAGTTCTCGTTCAGCTGGACGCGGCTGCCGAGGGAGATCTCGCGCCGGTCGAACTTCAGCCCATAGAGCGGCTGCTTCTCGATGAAGGTATAGCCCGCGACGACATCGACCCGCCCCACCGTCGCCTGGGCGGCGAAGTCGGTGCGCCGTACGGCCAGCGTCTTCTCGTCGAAGCGACCGCCGGCCGAAAACGTCAGGCTGCCCGGCGACTGGAGGCTGACCATGCCGACGAAGTCGGACACGTCCGTTTCCAGGCCCGAATAGGCACCGGCGCTGACGAGGTTGGGCTGGGCGAAGGGGTTTTCGCCGGCAATATGGTAGGACTGGCCGAACACGGCATTGGCAGTCCAGCCACCACCGAAATCCCCGGAGTAGCGGATGCCGAGATTGGCCCTGGTACCGCCTTCCATGAGATCGTAGCCGGAGAACTTGTCGTGCTCGAACAGGTTCGTCGCGTCGAAGACGAGGCTCTGGGCATCCTCGTTTGGGATCGACAGCGAATTGCCGTAGGGCGCGTCCGGACGGACCAGGATCTGGGCGATCGGCTCGAGGACGTGCGAGGCGCTCGTCGTGGAAAACATGACCGGCCAGCGCACTTCCATGCCGGCCGTCGCCATGCCGCGATAGTAGGACGAGCGGACGTCGGCGGCCACCGCGCCGTAGGAACTGCCGTCATGCGAGTAGGCGAGACCGGCCAGACCCGTCGCCATGCTGGAATAGGCCGCCGCGGAAGCGGTGGAGAGGTCTGCCCCGATCACGTCGCCACGCGCCGAAAGCAGCGGCGTCAGAACGATGCCGTTCTGGGTGATGAAGTTCCGCTTCCACTCGGTCGCGAGCGTCAGGCGGCCGGACGTGCCCTCGACGCCGCCGAAGCGAGGGGTCGAATCGTCGAGGGGATTAAGGGCGGCGAAGTCCAGCTTGTTGCGGTGGACCACCTGGAGATTGACGTCGAAGCCGAGTTCACCGCCCGCCACCGGATCGTCGAGCGTGTAGGA
The nucleotide sequence above comes from Aquibium microcysteis. Encoded proteins:
- the fabF gene encoding beta-ketoacyl-ACP synthase II; amino-acid sequence: MRRVVVTGLGLLSPFGPGVEHSWKQLLSGRSAARRIETFETGDLPCKIANVIPRGSGDDGTFNPDHVLEPKDQRKVGDFITYGIAAADEALKDSGWEPKTEDERCATGVMIGSGIGGIEGIAENALILHERGPRRISPFFIPGNIINLVSGQVSIRHGLKGPNHAVVTACSTGAHAIGDATRLIALGDADVMVAGGTESPINRLSLAGFAACRALSTGYNDTPEKASRPYDRDRDGFVMGEGAGVVVLEELEHAKARGARIYAEVTGYGMSGDAFHITAPSEDGDGAYRCMKAALKRAGISASDIDYINAHGTSTMADTIELGAVERLVGNAASRISMSSTKSSIGHLLGAAGAAEAIFCLLAIRDNVAPATINLDNPSTETALDLVPNTPRERRIDVALSNSFGFGGTNASLVFQRYNG
- the mltG gene encoding endolytic transglycosylase MltG, producing MSDTANQPEFGRRREAAKPIVPKTANEALRPEMGTPPPRRSRASRSQVVIFLNFLMSTIFLVTIGAGLLVYYGKLEFEGPGPSATGAVVLVRPSTGVREIGAQLERSGLISDARIFALGVRAYGADGELKAGEYEIKPRASMQDIMEILKSGRSVLYSLTIPEGLTVEQAFQRIAEHEALVGDMPSDLPPEGSLIADTQRFTRGTERKDLIARMSAAQKSLVESIWARRVDGLPLKDINDFVTLASIVEKETGQAEERSRVAAVFINRLNKGMRLQSDPTIIYGIFGGKGKPADRPIYRSDIDKPTPYNTYTINGLPPGPIASPGRASLEAVANPSKTNDLYFVADGTGGHVFAATLQEHNENVARWRAIERKRRESAAADPAAPADETGEAEPAAAD
- a CDS encoding YicC/YloC family endoribonuclease — translated: MTVQSMTGFARASAEQDGASITWELRSVNGKGLEARLRLPPGLERVEQAAKQAIQKRFARGNIQASLAVARSGPAARPVVNEALLEEAAALAQRLQARFGCAPASADGLLALRGVLEIPELADDEDARSALDAAILAVLDEAVSGLERARRAEGEALSAILLGQVAAIEALVLRAEADPSRDPAVIRERIGAQVRLLMGAAGSALDETRLHMEAAILATKADIREEIDRLKAHVESARRMIEAGGATGRRLDFLAQEFNRESNTLCSKSNATAVTAIGLELKVVVDQFREQLQNLE
- the gmk gene encoding guanylate kinase — its product is MVDRSPSEGIRRRGLMLVLSSPSGAGKSTIARNLLENDKGFELSVSVTTRPRRSSEIDGVHYHFRSRREFDYLRDNDELLEWAEVHGNFYATPREPAERAMNEGRDMLFDIDWQGAEQLREKMQGDIVSVFILPPSMSELKARLQRRAEDDAETIARRLANARREIEHWRDYDYVVINRDLDRAYQQVLSIVAAERLRRDRSPGLFDYVTRLLDEKVE
- the rsmA gene encoding 16S rRNA (adenine(1518)-N(6)/adenine(1519)-N(6))-dimethyltransferase RsmA; protein product: MTTDGLPPLREVIAAHGIDARKSLGQNFLLDLNLTGKIARAAGDLTQSTVIEVGPGPGGLTRALLFSGARRVIAIERDERCLAALAQIAEHYPGRLDVVSGDAMKTDFAALAPGEPVRIVANLPYNIGTELLVRWLTSRDWPPFWSSMTLMFQKEVAERIVAAPGADAYGRLGVLAGWRTQAQIAFDVPRQAFTPPPKVTSSVVHLTPRAVPPAAELKLLERVTEAAFGQRRKMLRQSLKRVGGETLLAEAGIDGTRRAETLSVEEFVRLANALAART
- the pdxA gene encoding 4-hydroxythreonine-4-phosphate dehydrogenase PdxA — its product is MRESSIAEVRSPAVPLAVTCGDPSGIGPELTLVAWSQRKALGLPPFYLLADPALVAARGRALGLHVPLETVSPGDAVEVFARALPVVRLDGRLTDRPGEPLADNAAGIVEAIDRAVADTLAGKAAAVVTNPIAKKPLYEAGFRFPGHTEYLAHLAARATGTEIRPVMMIAGPDLRTIPVTIHVALRDVPEMLTAEMVVETARIAAQDLRQRFGIARPRLAIAGLNPHAGENGAMGTEDQAIVRPAVEALLREGIDARGPLPADTLFHARARQGYDVAICMYHDQALIPAKALAFDEAVNVTLGLPFVRTSPDHGTAFDIAGKGIARPDSLVAALRMAAALAGGSGPAAA
- a CDS encoding peptidylprolyl isomerase, whose translation is MSMMSILRRLAIPAFLSVGIVLPLLPAALTTAAHASEIKYVVNNVPVTSYDISRRSAFMKLQRRTGSASDAMIEQALQMSEIARLRINVTDKQVDDAYARFASGNKLQVAQLDQILAQSGVTKQHFKDYIRAQIGWNQALGARARAEGRMSEQDAVQRMLEKGGQKPTATEYMLQQVIFVVPASDRKSLMAKRKREAEAMRARFNGCGTTREFAKGLIDVTVRDLGRIVAPELPPEWEKPIKAAQPGQATPVRETDRGVEFIGICSTREVSDDRVARMIFQNEAADGGKVDELAKKYLDELRKNARIINR
- a CDS encoding LPS-assembly protein LptD, whose product is MALLCAFGAATVHAQELGDLAATSGDGPMLLEADNLVYDNDRKTVTAAGDVRIEYDGNRLVARRITYNQQTGRIVAVGDVEIIYRDGTRIFSDDIDVTDDFKDGFVNALRIQTVDDTYFAAESAERRAGLLTIFNNGVYTACAPCEDQPDKSPIWRVKSKKIIWNGQSRTVRFEQAQFEFFGMPLAHLPAFEIADPSVTRKTGFLIPSIGYSSDLGARLSQPYFIALAPNYDLTLTGHYYTRQGFLGEAEWRQRFDSGFYSLKAAGIMQQDPDAFDTGRLDAQETTRWMVGTKGRFTINPRWSFGWDALLQSDTNFSRTYGIEGFSQTRRVDKAYLTGLDDRNYFDVRVLKFRYQDRDVDNQRDPLQPWVLPSLDYSYTLDDPVAGGELGFDVNLQVVHRNKLDFAALNPLDDSTPRFGGVEGTSGRLTLATEWKRNFITQNGIVLTPLLSARGDVIGADLSTASAAAYSSMATGLAGLAYSHDGSSYGAVAADVRSSYYRGMATAGMEVRWPVMFSTTSASHVLEPIAQILVRPDAPYGNSLSIPNEDAQSLVFDATNLFEHDKFSGYDLMEGGTRANLGIRYSGDFGGGWTANAVFGQSYHIAGENPFAQPNLVSAGAYSGLETDVSDFVGMVSLQSPGSLTFSAGGRFDEKTLAVRRTDFAAQATVGRVDVVAGYTFIEKQPLYGLKFDRREISLGSRVQLNENWSVSGRGSYDFESETLVKSGINFAYADECFTYAMALTRTETIDDGKVDFDIGFRIGFRTIGDFGTASTDLPGLDGK